In Tissierellales bacterium, the genomic window TAACAAGAGAGTTACGTCAAGGTCAATTTATGAAGATCTTATCATTAGCACCTGAAGTACTATAGAAGGAGGTGTCGGCATGCATATCAAAAAGAATGATACAGTAGTTATAATTGCAGGAAAAGATAAGGGTAAAAAAGGTAAAGTATTAGCTTGTTACCCTAAAAAAAATAGAGTCTTAGTAGAAGGCGTTAACATGATGACAAAGCACGTTAAGCCTAGTGCTCAGATGCAACAAGGTGGATTAGTTCACCAAGAAGGTCCAATTCACGCTTCAAACGTTATGGTTTGGTCTGAAAAAGACAAGCAAGGTGTTAGAGTTGGCACTAAAGTATTAGAAAATGGC contains:
- the rplX gene encoding 50S ribosomal protein L24 translates to MHIKKNDTVVIIAGKDKGKKGKVLACYPKKNRVLVEGVNMMTKHVKPSAQMQQGGLVHQEGPIHASNVMVWSEKDKQGVRVGTKVLENGDKVRISRKSGEILD